A single Aspergillus puulaauensis MK2 DNA, chromosome 7, nearly complete sequence DNA region contains:
- a CDS encoding uncharacterized protein (COG:L;~EggNog:ENOG410PV6B;~InterPro:IPR027417,IPR014001,IPR001650;~PFAM:PF00271): MQRCQQLGIRCVSWESRRPPDEAAIVLVTPESSEDPDFHTFLNRQRWMRRLDRIVVDECHIILNSQKDFRPAMARLGRLVSARTQMVFLTATLPPSMERIFVQRIQHPASAVGMYRARTSRGNVAYRVWRPILPRQTPREPHQWLVTPGVVQYIQGRIQQARGGRVIVYGQTKSQVQAISREFGCEAYHSEAVDRAGVMQRFQDGLHRVIAATSALGMGIDIPDIRCVIHIGRPRTLLEYGQESGQAGRDGQGSEAVIIHPNGWETPDPWIHGVADADFQLVQAYMGHGCRRYILDGYLDGTVDGYTRERCRDQGPDELACDGCDPDWEVQEEPVSMASSPPGSGSGSGFSRFGRAPESGFEGSGQGDPELGLPNDAVRSSGAQIHTGLGFILHYASSSSDTGENPDHPRAMSINSGESITSQVPRARVIPASAGYTPQERQYEQAAVQQQAQAMQAGIDEEFIEQEARQWLDQCYICTVRGRDGDHQLEQCTHAESHAAQEWLGQVQRRVDYVPFRCCYQCGMPQAICHGWQHGEACTWRGALLPMIAGMVYGPFRRMVQPAWEQWLQPRQLEGRVIYAGKIFQQEIVAGPVPAGDYRSVAAFFGQGTVDRQGVEVQAVFCWLRRVCHDIEAGLI; the protein is encoded by the coding sequence ATGCAGCGGTGCCAGCAGCTCGGGATCCGGTGTGTATCATGGGAGAGCCGACGACCCCCGGATGAAGCTGCCATTGTGTTGGTGACGCCCGAATCCAGCGAGGACCCGGATTTCCACACGTTTTTGAACCGGCAGCGgtggatgcggcggttgGACCGGATCGTGGTGGACGAGTGCCATATTATATTGAATTCGCAGAAGGATTTCCGGCCGGCCATGGCCCGATTAGGGCGGTTGGTCAGTGCGCGCACGCAGATGGTATTTTTAACGGCCACACTGCCCCCCAGTATGGAACGAATATTTGTCCAGCGGATCCAGCATCCCGCCAGCGCGGTGGGTATGTACCGGGCCCGGACCAGCCGGGGGAACGTGGCATACCGGGTATGGCGGCCCATTTTACCGCGCCAGACCCCGCGGGAACCCCATCAGTGGTTGGTGACGCCCGGGGTGGTGCAGTACATCCAGGGTCGGATCCAGCAAGCGCGGGGAGGCCGGGTGATCGTGTACGGGCAGACCAAGAGCCAGGTGCAGGCCATCAGCCGGGAATTCGGGTGTGAGGCATACCACAGTGAGGCAGTGGACCGGGCTGGGGTGATGCAGCGGTTCCAGGACGGGCTGCACCGGGTGATTGCGGCCACCAGTGCGTTAGGGATGGGTATTGATATTCCCGATATCCGGTGCGTGATCCATATTGGGCGGCCGCGGACGTTGCTGGAGTACGGGCAGGAAAGTGGACAGGCTGGACGGGATGGCCAGGGCAGCGAGGCCGTGATTATCCATCCCAATGGGTGGGAGACGCCCGATCCATGGATCCATGGCGTGGCGGACGCGGATTTCCAGCTGGTGCAGGCGTACATGGGCCATGGATGTCGACGATATATATTGGATGGGTACCTGGATGGGACGGTGGATGGATACACGCGGGAGCGGTGCCGGGATCAGGGTCCGGATGAATTGGCATGTGACGGGTGTGATCCCGATTGGGAGGTGCAGGAGGAGCCCGTTAGTATGGCCAGCAGTCcgccagggtcagggtcagggtcagggttcAGCCGTTTCGGGAGGGCACCAGAGTCAGGGTTCGAAGGTTCCGGGCAGGGAGATCCAGAGTTAGGGTTACCCAATGATGCGGTTCGCAGTTCTGGAGCCCAGATTCATACTGGATTAGGGTTTATCCTGCATTATGCATCATCCAGTTCCGATACAGGGGAGAACCCGGATCACCCGCGGGCCATGTCCATTAACAGCGGCGAGTCCATTACATCCCAGGTGCCCCGAGCCCGGGTTAttcccgccagcgccgggTATACCCCCCAAGAGCGGCAGTATGAGCAGGCGGCCGTCCAacagcaggcgcaggccatgcaggctgggattgaTGAGGAATTCATTGAGCAGGAGGCCCGGCAATGGCTGGACCAGTGTTATATTTGCACGGTTCGGGGGCGGGATGGGGACCATCAATTAGAGCAATGCACGCATGCAGAGAGCCATGCAGCGCAGGAATGGTTGGGGCAGGTGCAGCGGCGGGTGGATTATGTGCCGTTTCGGTGTTGTTATCAATGCGGGATGCCGCAGGCGATATGCCATGGGTGGCAGCATGGGGAGGCATGTACATGGCGCGGGGCGTTGCTCCCGATGATTGCCGGGATGGTGTACGGGCCATTCCGCCGTATGGTCCAGCCCGCATGGGAGCAGTGGTTACAGCCGCGGCAGTTGGAGGGCCGGGTGATATACGCCGGGAAGAtattccagcaggagattgTGGCCGGGCCCGTTCCGGCCGGGGATTATCGATCGGTGGCGGCATTTTTTGGGCAGGGTACTGTTGATAGACAGGGAGTTGAGGTCCAGGCAGTATTTTGTTGGTTACGACGGGTATGtcatgatatcgaagccggGTTAATATGA
- a CDS encoding uncharacterized protein (InterPro:IPR027417,IPR001650;~PFAM:PF00271) — protein MISTLSRTLGGQSYLGPAVAQFHADLPESEKVAELARFQGGEARVLLATSAIGAGFDFKEVDAVIHLESAYGLTDFMQESGRTGRDPRRSGWSFCLIKSSERATRPSDSTDRLEFRKYLNEQICRRRLIALNFGEIPRSCDLSWKLYDLCLQQKAQQDLIRQAVKQSYQEATAEIEFLARATEFFTDSVV, from the exons ATGATCTCTACCCTATCTAGAACCCTAGGTGGCCAATCCTACCTAGGGCCTGCAGTAGCTCAATTCCATGCAGATCTACCAGAATCAGAAAAGGTGGCAGAACTAGCTCGCTTCCAGGGCGGTGAAGCTCGGGTTCTTCTAGCCACCTCTGCAATTGGTGCAGGGTTTGATTTTAAAGAGGTGGATGCAGTAATTCATCTAGAAAGTGCCTATGGTTTAACTGATTTTATGCAAGAATCTGGCAGAACTGGGCGGGATCCTAGGCGGTCAGGATGGTCATTTTGCTTAATTAAGTCATCTGAACGAGCTACTAGGCCTAGTGATTCCACTGACCGCCTAGAATTCAGGAAATATCTGAATGAGCAAATCTGCCGTCGGCGGCTAATTGCATTGAATTTTGGTGAGATCCCTAGGTCATGTGACCTGAGCTGGAAGCTATATGATCTATGCCTACAACAGAAAGCTCAGCAGGATCTAATTCGGCAGGCGGTCAAGCAGTCATACCAGGAAGCTACTGCAGAAATTGAATTTCTAGCTAGGGCTACTGAATTCTTTACTGATTCA gTGGTTTAA
- a CDS encoding Dyp-type peroxidase (COG:P;~EggNog:ENOG410QDH1;~InterPro:IPR011008,IPR006314;~go_function: GO:0004601 - peroxidase activity [Evidence IEA];~go_function: GO:0020037 - heme binding [Evidence IEA];~go_process: GO:0055114 - oxidation-reduction process [Evidence IEA]) has product MSHPVDKTNIQGGIWPRMPKEFESYLFYRITNANRLRYDLREFIGEITTGKQCEERLEEIKSARENGKAAKIPMSGINVAFTQKGLQKLNLAQMNDGLFEKGMYSDLVFEGADIPDMLLPEFKPPPGHPAGDDSWRIDLVFVVAACSERTLNEGIAKIETNFHLRDLNKTSLELISAKHGQRRPGDLRGKEHLGFEDHISQPQLRGLDPEPGPREPQLCPPGYIFVGHDGDPRKDITPPWSVEGSFLVFRQLDEKVPEFNKFIKEAAKKIPNYSGENGAEKLAAHMMGRWKSGAPVALTPHKDDPSLAHRNDFDYRPKQSILGCPFAAHIRKMRPRADHKPDLGNDDDFVKGQFTDPLVHDTSAVTIQDVDSDEEPDQPPQREDASVILRRGIPFGPELGPDETEKTTKSRGVYFTCYQSDIRDGFNFLMTRWASNSVFPSSKHKTHEHGPGMDPFINQRQRKDHPEGHICVHDGVDSEKAHRLGLGTDAWVDQRGGEYFFTPSIRGLRWFCNAPQEQ; this is encoded by the exons ATGAGTCATCCAGTAGACAAGACCAACATCCAGGGCGGCATTTGGCCGCGCATGCCCAAGGAGTTTGAGTCCTACCTCTTTTACAGGATCACAAATGCGAACAGACTCCGCTATGATCTCAGGGAGTTCATCGGCGAAATCACCACTGGAAAGCAATGTGAAGAGCGTCTAGAAGAGATCAAGTCGGCACGAGAGAATGGTAAAGCTGCAAAGATCCCCATGTCGGGCATAAATGTGGCCTTTACCCAAAAAGGGTTGCAAAAA TTGAACCTAGCACAAATGAATGATGGCCTTTTTGAAAAGGGCATGTACAGCGACCTTGTCTTCGAAGGCGCCGACATTCCAGACATGTTGCTTCCCGAATTCAAGCCTCCCCCTGGACACCCCGCGGGCGATGACAGCTGGCGTATCGACTTGGTCTTCGTCGTGGCTGCATGCAGCGAACGTACCCTGAATGAGGGAATCGCCAAGATTGAGACCAATTTCCATCTGAGAGACTTGAACAAGACTAGTTTGGAGTTGATATCCGCCAAGCATGGTCAGCGCCGGCCCGGAGATCTTCGTGGCAAAGAGCA CTTGGGCTTTGAGGACCACATCTCGCAGCCTCAGCTTCGCGGTCTGGATCCCGAACCGGGTCCACGTGAACCGCAGTTGTGTCCTCCTGG ATACATCTTTGTCGGTCATGATGGAGATCCACGAAAAGACATTACGCCTCCTTGGTCCGTGGAAGGCAGTTTCCTTGTGTTCCGTCAGCTAGACGAGAAGGTCCCTGAGTTCAATAA GTTTATTAAGGAAGCTGCAAAGAAGATTCCAAACTACTCTGGAGAGAACGGCGCCGAGAAATTGGCGGCTCATATGATGGGACGTTGGAAGAGCG GCGCGCCCGTCGCTTTAACCCCCCACAAGGACGACCCTAGTCTTGCACACAGAAACGACTTCGATTACCGGCCCAAGCAGAGCATTTTGGGTTGTCCATTCGCCGCGCACATCCGTAAAATGCGCCCTAGAGCTGACCACAAGCCCGACCTGGGCAATGATGACGATTTTGTGAAAGGACAATTCACCGATCCTTTGGTTCACGATACCAGCGCTGTCACGATTCAGGATGTTGATAGTGACGAAGAACCCGACCAGCCACCCCAGAGGGAAGACGCCAGCGTTATTCTGCGCCGTGGCATTCCGTTTGGGCCTGAGCTTGGACCCGACGAGACGGAAAAGACCACCAAGAGCCGTGGTGTTTACTTCACTTGCTACCAGAGTGATATCCGAGACGGGTTTAATTTCCTTATGACAC GCTGGGCAAGCAACAGTGTTTTCCCATCATCCAAGCACAAAACTCATGAGCATGGCCCTGGAATGGATCCATTCATCAACCAGAGACAGCGTAAGGACCATCCTGAAGGTCATATATGTGTGCATGACGGCGTGGATTCGGAGAAGGCGCACAGGCTCGGGCTTGGGACAGATGCCTGGGTGGATCAGCGTGGAGGCGAATATTTCTTTACTCCATCCATTCGAGGCCTCCGGTGGTTCTGCAATGCGCCTCAAGAGCAGTAG
- a CDS encoding uncharacterized protein (CAZy:AA5;~COG:S;~EggNog:ENOG410PIX9;~InterPro:IPR037293,IPR014756,IPR008979,IPR015202, IPR011043,IPR013783,IPR000421,IPR006652;~PFAM:PF01344,PF13418,PF09118,PF00754;~SECRETED:SignalP(1-18);~go_function: GO:0005515 - protein binding [Evidence IEA]) produces the protein MKFSCAASLLLGAVSVGAHKSDKYSYESTEADRPGINGVVTGAIQWQSPPVNSTLLNVKEFRTTCTGWTAGHDCERVIDGRSDTYWESDNLTRGPPWISIDLKTVHNVSGLTMLPRFEDNVTGGLIESHRVYLTEDEQDWGEPVAYGKWANNKAMKLASFNPVPARYVKLVADAPDWHEPISIVNLGIYAADYTLPTLPGKGAWGPTLDLPVIPASSAQEQNGQIILWSAWADDQFFASPGGKTLTTTWNPKTQEISQSVVAETHHDMFCPGMAMDFNGSIVVSGGGDAARTSIFNGKTWESGPDMRQPRGYHATTTLSDGRIFAIGGSWSGGNKVEKNGEVYNPIKKKWYTRSGAKVDAMLTNDRLGRWRADNHAWLFGWKDGSAFQAGPSVKMNWFTVEGSGSTTSAGRRMDDGDSMSGNAVMYDAVHGKILTVGGQPSYDGSYGSKNAHIITLGAPLQEPLVEVAGKGSGGGMNFPRVYHTSVVLPDGKVFIAGGQVWGSPFNEETVQFYPEIYNPEADTFDVMNGQNIVRVYHSISMLLPDATVLNGGGGLCGNCSSNHYDAQIFTPPYLLTPSGERRERPTILRADSRVIVGGVLEFATDKHIASASLVRQGTTTHTTNTDQRRIPIEVNGHEGHSFSSNLPDDGGVLLPGWYMLFAMDSEGTPSEATLVKVELPQYATLQLEEMLENDSDGEDIQDHSDHEGCDEEKMAGMLSAILSSPGRAWKSWRPSLILQGY, from the coding sequence ATGAAATTCTCATGCGCAGCCAGCCTCCTGCTGGGAGCTGTCTCCGTTGGCGCTCACAAATCCGACAAGTACTCCTACGAGTCGACCGAGGCCGACCGCCCTGGCATCAATGGCGTAGTCACTGGTGCAATTCAATGGCAGTCACCCCCCGTCAACTCAACTCTGTTGAATGTCAAGGAATTCCGTACTACTTGTACTGGTTGGACGGCGGGTCACGACTGTGAACGCGTCATTGACGGCAGAAGCGACACATACTGGGAGAGTGACAACCTTACTCGTGGGCCACCGTGGATTTCAATTGATCTGAAAACAGTCCACAATGTCAGTGGTCTGACGATGCTACCTCGATTTGAGGACAATGTCACTGGGGGTCTGATTGAATCCCACCGTGTCTACCTGACCGAGGATGAGCAAGACTGGGGTGAGCCGGTGGCCTACGGAAAATGGGCCAACAATAAAGCCATGAAGCTGGCTTCTTTCAACCCCGTCCCTGCACGCTATGTCAAGCTCGTTGCCGATGCGCCTGACTGGCATGAGCCTATTTCGATCGTCAACCTTGGTATCTATGCTGCCGATTATACTCTCCCCACCCTGCCCGGCAAGGGTGCCTGGGGACCAACCCTCGATTTGCCCGTCATCCCCGCCAGTTCGGCCCAGGAACAGAACGGTCAGATCATTCTCTGGTCTGCTTGGGCCGATGACCAGTTCTTTGCTTCCCCCGGTGGCAAGACACTCACCACCACATGGAATCCCAAGACCCAGGAAATCTCGCAAAGTGTGGTTGCTGAAACTCACCATGACATGTTCTGTCCTGGCATGGCCATGGATTTTAATGGAAGTATCGTCGTCAGCGGCGGTGGTGACGCTGCTAGAACCAGTATTTTCAACGGAAAGACCTGGGAGTCTGGCCCTGATATGCGCCAGCCTCGAGGATACCATGCAACAACGACTCTGTCCGATGGTCGAATCTTCGCGATCGGTGGCTCTTGGAGTGGTGGCAACAAGGTCGAGAAGAATGGCGAAGTGTACAACCCCATCAAGAAGAAGTGGTACACCCGCTCCGGCGCAAAGGTCGACGCCATGTTGACGAATGACCGATTGGGTCGCTGGCGTGCCGATAACCACGCCTGGCTATTTGGATGGAAGGATGGCAGTGCCTTCCAGGCGGGTCCCAGTGTGAAGATGAACTGGTTTACTGTTGAGggcagcggcagcaccaCCTCCGCAGGAAGGCGAATGGATGATGGAGACTCTATGTCGGGCAACGCTGTCATGTATGACGCTGTTCACGGCAAGATTCTCACTGTCGGAGGCCAGCCGTCTTACGATGGCTCTTACGGGTCCAAGAACGCCCATATCATTACACTGGGCGCTCCACTTCAAGAGCCTCTTGTCGAGGTCGCCGGAAAAGGTTCTGGTGGCGGCATGAACTTCCCCCGTGTCTACCATACCTCTGTCGTTCTGCCTGATGGCAAGGTTTTTATTGCTGGTGGCCAGGTCTGGGGATCGCCCTTCAACGAGGAGACGGTCCAGTTCTATCCCGAAATTTACAACCCCGAGGCTGATACCTTCGACGTCATGAACGGTCAGAATATTGTCCGTGTTTACCACAGCATCTCCATGTTGCTCCCTGATGCGACTGTCCTGaacggtggtggtggtctctGCGGAAACTGCTCCTCGAACCACTACGATGCCCAGATCTTCACTCCTCCCTACCTGCTGACTCCTTCTGGAGAACGGCGCGAACGCCCCACGATCCTGCGTGCTGATAGCCGAGTCATCGTGGGCGGGGTCTTGGAATTCGCGACCGACAAGCACATTGCTTCTGCATCGCTCGTTCGCCAGGGAACCACTACCCACACTACCAACACGGACCAGCGCCGTATCCCAATCGAGGTGAACGGCCATGAAGGCCATTCCTTCAGTTCCAACCTCCCAGATGACGGTGGTGTCCTGCTTCCTGGCTGGTACATGCTTTTCGCTATGGATTCCGAGGGCACGCCTAGTGAGGCGACCCTGGTCAAGGTGGAACTCCCTCAGTACGCAACCCTCCAGCTCGAGGAAATGCTGGAGAACGATAGTGACGGCGAGGACATTCAAGACCACAGTGATCATGAAGGAtgcgatgaagagaagatggCAGGCATGTTGTCTGCTATTCTCTCCTCGCCTGGCCGAGCCTGGAAATCGTGGAGGCCTTCACTCATCCTGCAGGGCTACTAA
- a CDS encoding uncharacterized protein (COG:S;~EggNog:ENOG410PIV5;~InterPro:IPR014030,IPR029058,IPR016039;~go_function: GO:0016746 - transferase activity, transferring acyl groups [Evidence IEA]) — protein sequence MALPREDFGFRTLDGLTLRGWLFPTSQRGPAIIMSPGFNMPKDAILPDIAKWFREQGVTCLLYDPRGIGASDGEPRNEIDARQQAEHLHDAITWFKDHPLVDENTLALWGLCFGGNPARRQPILELAMHDRATRLTADPSEPEEPMYLPYVNEDVSIPIGLQLPALDRLGIPVENRISVQTYYKSLSWKVMDVVGMDKESTNVKHAYLLDEDPRVFDRDFFSITLKEAEAMDPQQRLLLETVYKGIQSTGYLVQQLRGSLTAVFVGCMSFDY from the exons ATGGCACTTCCCCGCGAAGACTTCGGGTTCAGGACCCTCGACGGGCTTACCTTGCGTGGATGGCTGTTCCCCACATCGCAACGCGGTCCAGCCATAATTATGTCGCCGGGG TTCAACATGCCTAAAGACGCGATCCTTCCAGACATCGCAAAGTGGTTCCGAGAGCAAGGCGTCACCTGTCTGCTCTACGATCCGCGTGGAATTGGCGCCAGCGACGGAGAGCCTCGAAATGAA ATCGACGCAAGACAACAAGCCGAGCATCTCCACGACGCAATCACCTGGTTCAAAGACCACCCGCTCGTCGACGAGAACACACTCGCGCTCTGGGGCCTCTGCTTCGGCGGCAATCCTGCCCGCCGACAACCAATCCTCGAGCTCGCAATGCACGACCGCGCCACCCGCCTAACCGCCGACCCCTCCGAGCCCGAAGAACCCATGTACCTCCCCTACGTAAACGAAGACGTGAGCATCCCCATCGGCCTGCAGCTGCCCGCGCTCGACCGCTTGGGAATCCCTGTAGAAAACCGAATCTCCGTTCAGACTTACTACAAAAGTTTGTCGTGGAAGGTGATGGATGTGGTTGGAATGGACAAAGAG AGCACGAATGTTAAACATGCATACCTTCTTGATGAGGACCCGCGAGTCTTTGACCGAGACTTCTTCTCTATTACTCTAaaggaggccgaggccaTGGACCCGCAGCAACGCCTCCTGCTTGAAACTGTATACAAGGGCATCCAATCAACCGGCTACTTAGTTCAGCAACTGCGGGGCTCTCTAACCGCTGTATTTGTCGGCTGCATGAGCTTTGACTACTAA
- a CDS encoding uncharacterized protein (COG:L;~EggNog:ENOG410PI7H;~InterPro:IPR022698,IPR027417;~PFAM:PF12013;~TransMembrane:1 (o758-778i)): MEHQFFQRIPSLQIIICRCCKYGVHPKEVAAHLQVKHSIKPQECTQVAEAIQQWDNVMQEPHAVQIPRMLQNPLPGIELYMNGMQYQQDPEHYQYITTHIKSMRKHWQQVHGWTQHRHSGFISRQEREQGMASFQQSFRMVAWQQVFPSRKNSHLVHIRSCDPEPVEPPTPSTDREAMIAEIKAQAAADNKAAANQVIQAGELQDANPWLRRTRWARYLAEVHPQDLLDVVATPGADEMDETSQAMQVIWDTMEQLARRSQRTVQHCGSGIRMAAICTMPGQTPHTPLQAYMDEKSIQDHVRPWQQILIFIARTQTQWPWQGKEPRYIMTSRQQKTWQRLWQAAMQVVHGAVASPVPDDSRASPDPIEDPAKESSGFRIRVAGFVMTRVETACLEFCIKLLNQKIQVHEYESALVCSMAVLGRGIKTWLDPDSYPPIISRVLKVARFMVVQKALWLDPQPMAIIKMWAGQAEQGSWTGDAADDDLGLIMEDEGFAEGTGGGPIPSSPLSSIHSQDAAPISRISRQGRMPFQTGVDIMVGKFMVRGQHGPVEVLLDWRTYRLKVYYNTTAPGHVTWMGTERLLYKNLDFTMGQFRGMVHGLVQAARGLLGGLLCEPEPRQWPAIPWDGLFDNPTEATPGWSFLSDQRTQWPVPGRHWLIDRIAQEPAVARAFVTQGGLSASKATKYFQQVARFKEKLAVAVYLTSGAPARAPELLSIQHVNTDTNMRRNIYIEDGMVVFVSAYHKGFYSSNDVKIIHRYLPRAVGELVVWYLWLVLPFLRQLAVSWGRTVEPGTESQPHHRSPYLWGPDVGSGRTWTSERFREALKQASQTGLGLGFGFNVANYRDIAVGISRRFLRGSSAFPDNIQTERQQELTAIAADTDPDDGIGDIADEQAGHSTHVAGMVYGRESMEFAGSTTVRRLKFRASSMDWHQFLGFTAETPTVLGKRVNPWEAQAADHQARRRTQLQATDMEAALQRMTGQGEIQFRGVQQPAIQAIQDGASPVVAVMPTGGGKSMLFMLPAFVAPGGVPSWWSR, translated from the coding sequence ATGGAACATCAATTTTTTCAAAGGATCCCTAGTTTACAGATTATCATATGTCGTTGCTGTAAATATGGTGTGCACCCCAAGGAGGTAGCCGCGCATCTGCAGGTTAAGCATTCcatcaagccccaggagtGTACGCAGGTGGCCGAGGCAATCCAGCAGTGGGATAATGTGATGCAGGAACCCCACGCTGTCCAGATCCcccggatgctgcagaatccaTTACCCGGGATTGAACTGTACATGAACGGCATGCAGTACCAGCAGGACCCCGAACATTACCAGTACATCACCACCCATATCAAAAGTATGCGGAAACACTGGCAGCAGGTCCATGGATGgacccagcatcgccatagCGGGTTTATTAGTCGCCAGGAGCGGGAACAGGGCATGGCTAGTTTCCAGCAGTCATTCCGCATGGTAGCATGGCAGCAGGTATTCCCATCACGGAAGAACTCCCATTTAGTGCATATTCGATCCTGCGACCCCGAGCCCGTGGAAccacccacccccagcactgACCGGGAGGCTATGATAGCCgagatcaaggcccaggcagcAGCTGATAACAAGGCCGCTGCTAACCAGGTGATCCAGGCcggggagctgcaggatgctaacccatggctgcggcggacccGGTGGGCGCGGTATCTGGCTGAGGTACACCCGCAGGACCTTCTGGACGTGGTGGCCACGCCGGGagcagacgagatggacgagaccagccaggccatGCAGGTGATCTGGGATACTATGGAACAGTTagcccgccgcagccagcggaCCGTGCAGCACTGCGGGAGCGGGATCCGCATGGCCGCGATCTGCACCATGCCGGGGCAGACCCCCCACACGCCGCTACAGGCGTACATGGATGAAAAGAGCATCCAGGACCATGtgcggccatggcagcagatattaatattcatCGCGCGcacccagacccagtggCCATGGCAGGGGAAGGAGCCCCGATATATCATGACCAGCCGGCAGCAGAAGACCTGGCAACGGCTGTGGCAGGCGGccatgcaggtggtgcaTGGGGCTGTGGCATCCCCCGTCCCGGACGACAGCCgcgccagccccgatcccATAGAGGATCCAGCTAAGGAGAGTTCCGGGTTCAGGATTAGGGTTGCCGGGTTTGTCATGACCCGGGTAGAAACAGCATGCTTGGAGTTTTGCATTAAGCTGTtaaaccagaagatccaggttcaTGAATATGAGAGTGCACTGGTATGCAGTATGGCCGTGCTCGGACGGGGGATCAAGACGTGGCTGGATCCGGATAGCTACCCCCCAATCATTTCAcgggtgttgaaggtggCGCGGTTCATGGTCGTGCAGAAGGCATTATGGCTGGATCCCCAGCCCATGGCGATTATCAAGATGTGGGCGGGGCAGGCCGAACAGGGCTCCTGGACTGGGGATGCCGCGGACGATGATTTAGGATTGatcatggaggatgaagggttCGCGGAGGGTACAGGTGGGGGCCCGATCCCGTCATCCCCACTGTCGTCCATCCACAGCCAAGATGCTGCCCCCATCAGCCGGATATCCCGCCAGGGCCGCATGCCGTTCCAGACCGGGGTTGATATCATGGTGGGTAAGTTCATGGTCCGGGGCCAACACGGGCCGGTGGAGGTGTTGTTAGACTGGCGGACATACAGGCTCAAGGTCTATTACAACACCACAGCCCCCGGCCATGTGACCTGGATGGGCACGGAGCGGTTGCTGTACAAGAACCTGGATTTTACCATGGGCCAGTTCCGCGGGATGGTGCACGGGCTGGTCCAGGCCGCGCGGGGATTACTGGGAGGGCTGCTGTGTGAGCCCGAACCCCGCCAGTGGCCGGCGATCCCATGGGACGGGTTATTTGATAATCCCACCGAAGCCACGCCGGGTTGGAGTTTTTTATCGGACCAGCGGACGCAGTGGCCCGTTCCGGGGCGCCATTGGTTAATCGACCGGATTGCGCAGGAACCCGCGGTGGCCCGGGCATTCGTCACCCAGGGGGGGCTCAGCGCCAGCAAGGCCACCAAGTACTTCCAGCAGGTGGCCCGGTttaaggagaagctggcggtggccgTGTATTTGACCAGCGGTGCCCCCGCGCGGGCCCCCGAGCTGCTGAGTATCCAGCATgtcaacaccgacaccaacatGCGccgcaatatatatattgaagatgggatggtggtgttcgtGTCCGCATACCACAAGGGGTTTTATAGCAGTAATGACGTGAAGATCATCCATCGATATTTACCCCGGGCCGTGGGTGAATTAGTGGTTTGGTATTTAtggctggtgttgccatTCCTGCGGCAGCTGGCCGTGAGCTGGGGGCGGACGGTGGAACCCGGGACTGaatcccaaccccaccaccgcagTCCATATTTATGGGGACCGGACGTGGGCAGCGGACGGACGTGGACGAGCGAGCGGTTCCGGGAGGCATTGAagcaggccagccagacCGGGCTGGGGTTAGGGTTCGGGTTCAACGTGGCGAATTACCGGGACATCGCGGTGGGCATCAGCCGGCGGTTTTTGCGGGGATCCAGCGCGTTCCCGGACAACATCCAAACCGAGCGGCAGCAGGAGCTGACAGCCATTGCCGCCGATACCGACCCCGATGACGGGATCGGGGATATTGCAGACGAGCAGGCCGGGCATAGCACCCACGTGGCCGGGATGGTATATGGGCGGGAAAGCATGGAATTCGCCGGGAGCACGACGGTGCGGCGGTTGAAGTTCCGGGCATCCAGCATGGATTGGCATCAGTTTTTAGGGTTTACCGCGGAAACCCCCACGGTGCTGGGGAAACGGGTCAACCCATGGGAGGCGCAGGCCGCGGATCACCAGGCCCGGCGGCGGACGCAGCTGCAGGCCACGGACATGGAGGCCGCACTGCAGCGGATGACCGGACAGGGGGAGATACAGTTCCGGGGCGTGCAGCAAccggccatccaggccatccaggatggggccagcccggtggtggcggtgatgcCCACCGGGGGCGGGAAAAGCATGTTATTCATGTTGCCCGCGTTCGTGGCCCCGGGGGGTGTACCATCGTGGTGGTCCCGTTAG